From Cheilinus undulatus linkage group 15, ASM1832078v1, whole genome shotgun sequence:
GGGAAGGCTTTCAAACTACGATACCCATGAGCCTCAGCGGTTGCTAAGGGAAAATCGGTCACAGCCGTTGGAAAGAAGGCTGTGTCGTTCTAGTCGGAAACCCAACATAACACATCATTCATTCCTTTACCAGAACAACGTACCCATGTACGTATGAACAGAGTATTACTTTTTTTGCTAGGTGTCTCATACAGTGTAGGGTTGCTTCATGTCAAACTTCCGCTAGCCGTTGGCGAAGTGCGACCACATTGTAGAATGCAGATTAGCGCGGTCTTACCGAAGTATTCCTCTCGGTGAAGAACTGAGTTCTGTCCTGTGCGGTACACAGATTTACGTTTAGCTTATTCTTTAGAGGCACATCTGCGGTAGAGACGCATGTTCATGCGCCACCAGCAGCCGAACTTTCTGTGTGCAGGAAATTAAGCGTTAGCCCCTCCTTCTTTACAACGGTCAGTTTACTGTTACCATGGTACCCCTTTTCAGCCATAGTCTGTGATATCGTTGCTTTTTAGTATTACTGGGCGATAAAAAgactaatttaaaaaagaaaatgagcgTGACTTTCACTCGCACAGTTAATAAGAAAGATCAAGCTGTTTTGCAGGAACGGCCTTATGACCACCTGTATGGTAAGTAGGGTGTAAATTCCTGTTTAATTATTAGTGCATTTGGTTTTAAGCTAATCTTTTTTCTGCCACAGATCCAGTTTACACGGTGTCATCGGAGGTAGACCATGCCAGGTCCAACCTCAAGGCCTACGCCAATAATGGCCGAATTGTAAGCAATAATAAGCCTGATATCACAGACTGTACGAAGTAAATTAATACTGGTGTTGCACAAACCGGGTAACAGTAAACAGCCACTCTGCTTTGTAACTTTATCACGGTTTACTGAATTAATCTTGGTGTATTCTTTCGATTATGTGTTTTaaagcagtgttcattttgacagctgtttttttacttgaattcttagtcttttgatcacgttttttagttttagtcaaatttagtcatttttacccttttggttttaagtttagttttcgaaaattcaaaaacattttattctagtttttgtccataaaaagtcctctcattttagtctttacttttagtccaagcatttattctcttccctaaatctggtgccaaatcatgACAGTGTGCTCTATGCaccctgtcaaacctggggtccctgctttctcctgctaagaggcagaagagatacagatgcattgctaTTTGacggatttacccacagtggagaaatatcatgaattttgaatgtccaacgaaaactaaataacattttagtctagtttaagacatcttgatgaaaactaaacttactttttgtcagttttagtcaccaaAGATCTagtttggctagtcttagtctagtttttgttatggaaaaaaggctgtggttgaacatttttagtcgtagttttagccaatgaaattaacactgttttgtAGCTACGAATAATGCATatgtatttgttaaaaataggaaggttttatgtttttgtacatATAAATTAATTAGCCCAATTTTATGCATGATATATTGAACAGAAATTAATCATTGTATTTGCAACACATTTTTCCCACCACTTGGAACAAGTTAGGACCCAAGCAAACCCAATTACCtctatatttttaaatctgtgtaaaaacagaagaataacTAAAGTATTATGCATTGGTTGATTCAAAGTGTTTCTCTCTGCCTTGATCAGAAGAGAGTGCCTGTTTTTGACTCCATGTTCAGTAACCTGCCTCACCGCCCACGCTACAATCTTCAACTGGAGTCTTCAGACCCTGTACCACCCTGGATTGATCGTTGCTGGCGAGGCCACACAGAACAGCGTAAAGAGGCACTGCAGCAGCTGGCTGGGTAACAACCATTTTCATGGTCAGCTGCAGTTACTGAGCAGCATTAACTCAAAGTTCAGCCTTTACCTATAATGAGTATAAATTGTGTATGTTGATATACTAATGAGTTTGTGGTTGCAGTTACCTTCCTCACAGGGCCATTCCAAATGCAAGGCTGGAAAACGAGAACTGCCAGGTGACCGGAGCAGACCGctggaaatatttcaaatggtTTGATTAGCTTACTCTCTTAACACAGTGACTACGTTAAAATTACAAACAGTTTACCACAATTTCTCtcataaaaagtccttaatTTCTTGCTCTACTGTGTTTCCTATAGCCCTCTGATTCCCTTCTCACACCAAGTTCCCccagatgtttttttcactttgccaAAGTAAGTCTGAGCTCCTCACACCTACTTGCTTGCCTTTTCTGTCCTGTCATTTCTCTGCTTAATGGCACattgacttttttcatattcCCAGAGAAGATTTTGAATCGATCGGAGTGAAGAATGCTGAGCAACAGCCCACTCACTTCACTGTTGGGGTTCAGACCGACTACAGGGAGAGTGAAACACAGACAGACCCGTACAGCCCTGAGTATGTGGTACAACGTGGGACAACTCCATCAGAGCTTCTGCAGCTTGCAGCTTTCACCTGGGGTACATGACCATCTAATACATTCTTCATCAGTGTATTGTTTTTTGGTATAACCACTCTTTCTTTGGAGGCCACATGTATTTCACTGAATTTACTAATGCCAACCCTCACCTCAAATAACTCACTGATAACAACCCGCCTCAGGTCGAGGTCTGCCTGCAGGCCTGGCAGAAGTGGAAATGATACAGCGGGCCCGTGCCAGACGAGACTGGGAGGCCTCCCTTCCTCCTCTGGATGACCTCAGTCAGTTGGACAAAAGGAGGCGCATGATGGAAGAGAAGGAGGCTGAAGAATGGGcttacagagaaaaagaaattgaGAAGTGAGTGATACTACACATCACATTTAATAATTAATCTTTTTTACTCTAACTGATACTGCATCCAGTAAATACAGAACTAAAACACACGCTTACCTAAAATTTGTACATGATTTAGTTCAAGCCACCTTAAATAACTACCTTTTGACCCCTTGTGTAACATGTTAAGGCTTCAAATATATAAGCTGCCCTGGATCCTACAAAAAAGTCTCTGAACTTGTCCAGCTGCATGTattatgtaaaagaaaaaataaatacagcagctttaaaatgcttcattttttaaaatacatctcATTACCATGTGTAAATGTCAAATTGGTCACAGGTAATAAACCTGAACTGAATTTTTAGTTGACTAGCTTCATTTGCTGCCCCCGAGTGGACAAACTTTGTAAATACAGAATGGTCTGAATTCATTTCAGTGTAAGAAAGCCATGCCAGGTCAGGTTTTATCCCCACAGCAGGGCTGTTGCTTCACTCTGCACGACAGTTAGCCACTGTTGCTTTCTGGGAGCAGAGAGTAGAGAAAAGGCAGTCGAGAATGCACACAGCATCACTTCCTTTGGTATTTGGTGGAAAATCAACCAGAGTCCACAGTGAAATGAGCCTAGAGGCTCACAGGTGCTtctcaataaattagaaaatTATGGAAAAGTTCATTTATTTCAGTTGTTCAGTTCAGAAAATGAAACTCATATATAATATAAATTAATTACACACAGTGAGATAAGATTCAaatctttatttcctttaattCTGACAGTCATAGGTTACAGTTAGTGAAAATGATTCAGTatctcaaaaaatgagaatattacATAGAACCAATTAATAAGGATTTTTAATCCAGTAATGTTGGCCTTCTGAAAAATATGTTCATTATATAACATTAAAATTATATTcactaaatcagtggttctcaacaggtgtggggacccaaaagtgggtcacaaagctctATTTAGCGGGTTGCAAATGTGATTGCCATGGTgaaaaatattagacaaaaaacTCATCTACAGAGGCTGtaagtggacatacagtaatttcgtacatgtatttttttaggtttttctaTGATTCCGAgtaaaattcagtatttttctcaacatttctaCCTATTTATCTCTCTTTTGTTGCGACACAAATCTAGTTTACCTAAGATAACCAGGAAATTATTAGACAAATCCCGAACTTCCACGCTATCTTGGGAAGATGGAGTAAAATACGATGTATGCATGCAAATCCTTCTGTAATGTTGTGCTATTCTAATGTGTtagttttgtcctgtctctttgttcactAAGTTTTTGTATTAAGGGtccaaacatcaacattttttggaatgttcttttgtattcatggtgtaatggtagccaaggatactgattaacctacggtcatgaaaaaaacacattttttttttaaatttaggatGTGATTTCTCTtcaggaggaggtggtgggtcctgatgcctgaccagtctagaaccactgcactaaatGCTTGGTTGTTGTTCCTTTTGTATGAATTACTAAACCAGTGCAGTGTGGCATGGAAACAATCAGCCTGTAGGACTACTGAGATGttatggaagcccaggttgcctTGAAAGTGAAAAAGTCCTTAAACTTTTGCATGTttgctgcttgttttgtttaatagaaaaaaatatagcagcttttaaaatgcttttatcaATATTGGAAGATATATCTCATTACCATATTCAAATGTTAAATTGGTCACAGCTAATTAACCTGAATATAATTTTTATTCAGCAAAATAAGTGTAGTCAAAGCTTAATTTGCTGCCCCCAAGGGGGCAAATCAGGTAAATGCTTATACATTAGTTTgaactgaaaatgtcattttttattagGCCAACTTCTTTTATCAAAAATCAGTCAACCTTTGACTGATGTTTTATAGATGTTAGACATTTCTGTCTTTAAGAACCTCCACCTTAACATTACCACTATAATTGCTATGTCAAACCAACTCTTCTGCTATTTCTAaaggcttttttatgatttctgTGGCttgtggtcaggttgcaggagATACGTCTTGCTGTGATGAAGGACCTCTTAAAGCAAAGACAAGAGACCCAGAATGAAATAACAAGCAAAAGACTGAACCAGATATATTCTAAGCTTCTAAAAGACAAGGAGATCAAGCAGAGCAAGATACACAACGACTACCACAGGTGTAAGACAACCTCTGCCTCTACATCTAACATACTGCTCATAATCAAGGCTTAGTTTCACTCCAAATTTTTGTCTACTTAATCACTCTTGCTTTTTTAGCTCTAAGGAAATTAGAAGCAAAGAGAAGAAACTTTGGGAGGTGGCAAGGGCGAAGTGGAAATATCAAAAAATATTCAGGCTCATATGCTTTTCCTACCTCAAGGCGCACCTCCAGCAATGAGTTTAAAAGCCACTACTTGGACACATATGAAGGTCAGGATCtgattagaaaaaaattaattcagcATGTAAACTCATATTAGCACTTCTTATTTGTTAgttaacattttattgttttggttcACAGGCTTGCAAGAGCTAGAGGTAGAACTCTCTGCTTCAGTCCTCAAGCCGCAGTTGGAAAAACCCAAACCCAAAGTTAAAACTACCAAGGCAGAGATCGAGCCTCCTGTGAGCAGAGCTGTAATACTTTTGCAGAAATACCAGGTAAAGCAGAGCAAAATATGTTCCTAAAAATAGAACTCAAATTAAGATGGGGTAGATGACCATTTTTGGTTTCACAGGCACTTAAAGAGGAGGAGCAAGCACAGAGGACCCTGCGTTTTCTGCAAAAGTTGGAGAAGCCTATTTCTCGTCCAGACACCCCTAAAGTGGAAGAGCCACCAGAGGTAAGTTAATGCCTCTGAGACACTTGAACGTGTAAATCTTATGTTcaattcagaaaatatttgttcatttaaatttgCTTATTAGGAAGATGATGAGACAGAGCTTGCAGTGGAGTTGCAGAAACTACTGAGAGGAAGAAGTGTCCAAATTGAGGTCTGAACGTATTGGCTTGCATGCGTGTTattctgcatatttttcatgaatttatgTTTACGTACTTCTGCATATGTTTTGGGCCATAAAGCTAAATTGATTTCCATGAGCGCTGTTGTGCAGATTTCTATAGGTAAAGAGAACCATATGGAGCTCATCCAGGAACTAAGGACTGTCCATGCCCTACAGCCAGAGGAGCAGGAGCTACAGAAAGCTGACAAAGAGCTGACACTGACCCAGAAAACACAGCGGGACAAACTTAGACACAAGGTGAAACAAAGCCACAACAATGCAAACACTTTACAAGCTTTGAAGTATCTCATTCCCCTCTCACTTTGTCTTCTCCTAGACTTCTCAGAAGTTGGCGTCTCAGGCTGGAGCAGTAGGTGCAGAGCTTGAACACCTGTTCAACACCTTGTCCAAGGATTTGATTCATCTCCAGGAGGAGCGCAGGATCCATGCCTTTACGCTTCTGGCTGAGCGAGACCGCCGCCTACGAGAGGCAGAGGAGAGCGGGAGGAGACAGTTGGAGGAGTGCAGACGCAGAGAAGAAGATGAGATCTTCAGACAAGTGCGTACATCTCTGAAATTAAGCTTACgagttaaaaaaggaaatagcGGTAAGAATAAGTGTGCATGggtgtgtttgtctttaaaactgCATTGAAGGTGGTGCAAATCCACCAGGACACTTTGGATCTGTATTTGGAGGACATCATCTTAGAGACAGTGGAGAAGACAGCTGACCAGCAGGCCAGAGAGGAGATCCACAGGATGGCAAAAGAGGTCAATGATATTGCCTATGCCATGGAAGAAAGGTGATGAATGCCTCAGTATGCCTGCTGTACTGAACAGAATTTAAGCTTAAGGGTAACAACAAATCTCTTGTATCTTTGTGACTAGCTTAAATAATTTCCAGTCTGAGGAGATTGTGTCCGAGTTGACGTACAGTTTCCTGATTCCTGAGGTTGAGAAGATAACCACCAGGCAGAGAGGTTTGGGAATTTTTTCAACTTCTTCCAAAATGACTTGCATCTATACAGCATTTGATCTGAAAGTTCAATGCACATAAAAGCCACCACATTACATGCCCTtactaaataaagaaaaacaaaactttactACTGATCAAGGCCgcttaaaaggggaaaaaggggagagcttttcCGGTGCCCAGCATaattgggggcccatggaaatcagcaaaatcatgaccTGTTGTAAAGCTAAgctgttatttatttacagaatatatgtatatataaccTGAGAaaagaaatgggtttaaagtggcaaagatggattaacagaggcaaaaaataggcagaaagtggcaaaaaggggttaaaagtggcaaaaactgtaagaaaaaaagagaaggggttacaagtggcaaaatgggtttaaaatggcgaAAAACGCTtaacaaacagtgaaacaaagtcaacaataggtggaaagtgtcaaaaattggttaaaagtggcaaaaatgggcagaaaaaatggtggttataagtggcaaaaatgggtttaaagtggcaaaaaaatgcataacaaacagtgaaatgtggttaaaattgtcATATAAATTTGGGAAAGGGGTTTATAGGGGAAGATACTGGTCAGCAAAGGCAACAATAGGCTGAAAgtatttaaaagtggcaaaaacaggcagaaaaaaactgtgaaaagggGTAacgagtggcaaaaataggtctaaagtggcaaaacgcaCAACAAGCAGTGAAATGTGGTCAAAATTGGTGTGAAACGTGgggaaaaggggttgaaaagggAAGATATTAGTCAGCAAAGACAACAATAGGCTAAAAgtgttcaaaagtggcaaaacaggcagaaaagttgGATGGAAAGgtataaaagtagcaaaaatggctaaaaagttGCATAAAGGCCAGAaaagttggcagaaattggttaaaactggttaaaattgtCAGAAATGGGAGGAAAGGGTGCTGAAATTGGATTTAGAGgtaacaaaaattggttttaagggACCAAAATAAGCagtaaaaaagtaatgaaaagaggttaaaatgtggcaaaaaaatgggtaaaaaaaaaagaggcaaaaattgaatTGACAAATAATTGTGCAAAACACTATAAAAAGTGGGAAATGACAGtagcaaaaagggaaaaaaaagtggttcaaggtggttaaaaagtggcacagatAATTTCAACTTCATAGTTTGACAAAGTTTTCAGCCTCAAAAttaagtaactgttagccaggacgctaacAGCAGTGCTActaatccaacacacatgcactgatatcatcagtgAATCATAACTGCGGAGGGCGTGTTCGCTgcatttatcaggggcccagataaaatctgtgggcaggcctgctgtTGATCAGATGCTTTACTCACAGATACTTGTGCCTTTCCTCCAGTGCAACAGAAGCAGCTCAGACACTTGCAGGCAGCTCGGAGTATCATCCAAGGGACATCAGAGAACTCTGGATTCCTTCTCAGTGTTCAAGGGGGCTCACAGATGACCTGTCCTTCTGAGAGGGCCGCCAACCAAGTCATTGAGGAGATGATCAACCAAGACGAGCAGGAGAGGGAAAGAAGCAAAGCAGCACCACACTCTAACTGAGTGACAAGGAACTGCAAATATACAAAGAGTGTAAAACACATTCTGATGTCTAGAACGACTGTTCTCTCCTTTTATCAAAGTAAAACCCTCAAATATTAATTATGGGTTGATTATGTACAGGCATATGAATATCAATACTTAAATATATTCAATTAAATTTCCACCTTTTCTAGTAGGGTTTAAGCAGGAACTTGATTGTGATCTGAAGGAGACGTCTTCTGATTcagttttaagttatttttcagaattgatttgttatttttcctctttggtCACAGATCTGAAAAGGCATATTTAATTTAAGCTCAGATGAGAGTTTTAGCTGgctatgaaacagactgaaattacaGGTACCTCTGAATGatcaacagaaataaacatgacCATCAGCATATAGACtactgtgtgtgtatttttagttgatataaaaagtcattgCTTAGATTTAGGATGCACCATGTCTTTTCAAAACCCTATGGGCCCCAGAGGGCTTTAACCTTTTTGCCTCCACATCAGCAGCCTTATAGATAGTCAATAAGAGTTCTCACTTTCCCCATCAGCCTCAGCTGTCGTTCTGTTAGATGCTGATAAGTAGTGTAAGCTGCCTTAGACACTGAACCGGGCAAGGGTAACACTTGCTGCATAAGGATGACTGTTCACACTGCTGTAGGACTAATCTATAttgcagtgatcatcaactgggggcccgggggccacatctggcccccagaacatTATCAACTATAAAagatgtgcagaggaaaaaataggTTGTGGTATTAtggtttttatttctaattaacTCCCTACAGCTACTTAAACAACTCTAAAAACATTTGAGATTGAAAGAATTTAATTAGGAATAGCTTtatgtttaatacatttttcagaaatccacctgtcagccattatgAAGAAATGTTAAGCATTTGAAACATATTTATCAGTCCAAGTCcatcttgataaaaaaaaaaaaaaaaagctgttttctttGGTAACTTTTGACTTTAGGCATTCTGGGAGTGCAATTGTCCTGCTTGGGTCTTTCACTTATTCCTACACAGCGTATAAGCATCAAATTCAATgatagacaacatgacagcctcAGAAATAtccagctaaaatatctcaatcgcccccttgtggctggctttGATATAGGGACTGATCTAACGGTTAGAGCCTAGATATTATgtaaattcaaaagaaaataaaaatattaaaacaatataGATGTTagaaaaattctaaaaatttcttttgtttgaaaaagctggcccttgtacaaatgtaatTTATGAGCCCTGTTTTAAAGCCTAAAACAAATATTATCTGTTCTTTTAAGAAACAACAGGATACTTGCTTTAAAGAAAAGACATGAGAAACAAAGAGCTTGATCATTTCCAGGCTATCCTACTCTTTATTTAATGCAAATTACAGTACCAGGGAACTATTCCTCAGAGCACGCAGAGGGAATATTTACAGAGGTGCACATTTAGCATACCTTcacagaacaaaagaaaaaaaacaaacggaaaaaaagaaaaaaaaaattcagtcacaaaCGGAGGCATTCAAGTAGTAGTACTGTTATACAGGATGTTTTTGTAGTATTTTgtatgatttttcttttatttaaccCCAGTTAGCACATAATAGCTGGTATTAAACATACCAGCGTTTACTTGTTTGCCTTCTTTTTTGGTAACTTTGTGGTGTTTTTATTGAACTGGAGTCAGGGGAAGGGTGAGGTTGTCAAACTGTCTGGTGGTAGCAACATGATCATGAATGCAAAAATTACAGCAAGCAGGAGACAGGACAGAGGCTACATGACTTGACCCCCTTTAGGTGCTACTGAAGTCCCCCCCGCCCCTGCCCCTGAATACGTGAGGACAAGTAAAGAGGACAGAGAGACgacaaaatattcagagaaaagaagagacaCGGAGCTGCCTCTGAGGATGGCTCATCATGATTAGTTTGGCTTTGGTAACAGAACCAACACTGTGAGTAATACAGATACTGTACTGTATTGTTTATATACAGCATGTGAGGCCTTTAAACCACCTGCTGTCATCCATAACACCTCCCCCTACCCGACCCAC
This genomic window contains:
- the cfap91 gene encoding cilia- and flagella-associated protein 91 isoform X1 translates to MSVTFTRTVNKKDQAVLQERPYDHLYDPVYTVSSEVDHARSNLKAYANNGRIKRVPVFDSMFSNLPHRPRYNLQLESSDPVPPWIDRCWRGHTEQRKEALQQLAGYLPHRAIPNARLENENCQVTGADRWKYFKCPLIPFSHQVPPDVFFTLPKEDFESIGVKNAEQQPTHFTVGVQTDYRESETQTDPYSPEYVVQRGTTPSELLQLAAFTWGRGLPAGLAEVEMIQRARARRDWEASLPPLDDLSQLDKRRRMMEEKEAEEWAYREKEIEKLQEIRLAVMKDLLKQRQETQNEITSKRLNQIYSKLLKDKEIKQSKIHNDYHRSLRKLEAKRRNFGRWQGRSGNIKKYSGSYAFPTSRRTSSNEFKSHYLDTYEGLQELEVELSASVLKPQLEKPKPKVKTTKAEIEPPVSRAVILLQKYQALKEEEQAQRTLRFLQKLEKPISRPDTPKVEEPPEEDDETELAVELQKLLRGRSVQIEISIGKENHMELIQELRTVHALQPEEQELQKADKELTLTQKTQRDKLRHKTSQKLASQAGAVGAELEHLFNTLSKDLIHLQEERRIHAFTLLAERDRRLREAEESGRRQLEECRRREEDEIFRQVVQIHQDTLDLYLEDIILETVEKTADQQAREEIHRMAKEVNDIAYAMEESLNNFQSEEIVSELTYSFLIPEVEKITTRQRVQQKQLRHLQAARSIIQGTSENSGFLLSVQGGSQMTCPSERAANQVIEEMINQDEQERERSKAAPHSN
- the cfap91 gene encoding cilia- and flagella-associated protein 91 isoform X2; translation: MFSNLPHRPRYNLQLESSDPVPPWIDRCWRGHTEQRKEALQQLAGYLPHRAIPNARLENENCQVTGADRWKYFKCPLIPFSHQVPPDVFFTLPKEDFESIGVKNAEQQPTHFTVGVQTDYRESETQTDPYSPEYVVQRGTTPSELLQLAAFTWGRGLPAGLAEVEMIQRARARRDWEASLPPLDDLSQLDKRRRMMEEKEAEEWAYREKEIEKLQEIRLAVMKDLLKQRQETQNEITSKRLNQIYSKLLKDKEIKQSKIHNDYHRSLRKLEAKRRNFGRWQGRSGNIKKYSGSYAFPTSRRTSSNEFKSHYLDTYEGLQELEVELSASVLKPQLEKPKPKVKTTKAEIEPPVSRAVILLQKYQALKEEEQAQRTLRFLQKLEKPISRPDTPKVEEPPEEDDETELAVELQKLLRGRSVQIEISIGKENHMELIQELRTVHALQPEEQELQKADKELTLTQKTQRDKLRHKTSQKLASQAGAVGAELEHLFNTLSKDLIHLQEERRIHAFTLLAERDRRLREAEESGRRQLEECRRREEDEIFRQVVQIHQDTLDLYLEDIILETVEKTADQQAREEIHRMAKEVNDIAYAMEESLNNFQSEEIVSELTYSFLIPEVEKITTRQRVQQKQLRHLQAARSIIQGTSENSGFLLSVQGGSQMTCPSERAANQVIEEMINQDEQERERSKAAPHSN